A section of the Oreochromis aureus strain Israel breed Guangdong linkage group 22, ZZ_aureus, whole genome shotgun sequence genome encodes:
- the si:ch73-196l6.5 gene encoding riboflavin transporter 2, translating into MSLLTHLLACLFGMGSWVSINGLWVELPLIVPQIPEAWYLPSYLSVIIQMANIGPLFVTLMHRFRPGALNETAVIYVIIGLGTVATFLLGFFWKETVVVAGVARSVPLLVLTFFLAAVDCTSSVTFLPFMMRLKSQYLTTYYIGEGVSGLLPSLVALIQGVGLVHCINSTQSVNYTLNIPNGSVTSDLQAQYQPANFSTEVFFFFLSAMMLVCLGAFLLLNYHPSVAREQPNSKYTNGVKQKTKNRELVEQKPMMDPFRPENQKPRSSFGTGSYSWMEVFYIFGILAWVNALSNTVLPSVQSYSCMPYGNNAYHLSASLAALSNPLACFIAMFLPIRSLLFMGALTVIGTGVGVYIMIMAVLSPCPLLVNDTSGGVIIVLAWVLFILTLSYVKVIIGVILRDEGHSALVWCGAVVQLGSLLGAVTMFPLVSVYDYFSSGDPCNTKCS; encoded by the exons ATGTCCCTTCTCACTCACCTGTTGGCATGTTTGTTCGGTATGGGCTCCTGGGTCTCCATCAATGGTCTGTGGGTGGAGCTGCCTCTGATTGTCCCCCAGATCCCGGAGGCTTGGTACCTGCCCTCCTACCTCTCAGTCATCATCCAGATGGCCAACATCGGGCCTCTCTTCGTCACTCTGATGCATCGTTTCCGACCAGGTGCTCTGAACGAGACAGCTGTCATATATGTGATCATCGGCCTGGGCACTGTAGCAACTTTCCTGCTGGGATTCTTCTGGAAGGAGACTGTGGTTGTAGCAGGTGTGGCTCGCAGCGTGCCTCTCCTTGTTTTAACTTTCTTCCTCGCTGCTGTTGACTGCACTTCCTCCGTCACCTTCCTGCCCTTCATGATGCGTCTCAAGTCTCAGTATCTGACCACCTACTACATCGGGGAGGGTGTGAGTGGCCTGCTGCCGTCTCTTGTGGCTTTAATCCAAGGTGTAGGGCTCGTCCACTgcataaacagcacacagtctgTGAACTACACCCTCAACATTCCCAACGgttcagtgacctctgacctccaggCCCAGTATCAGCCTGCAAACTTCTCGACTgaggtgtttttcttcttcctcagcGCCATGATGCTGGTGTGCCTGGGGGCTTTCCTGCTCCTGAACTACCATCCATCTGTGGCCAGGGAGCAGCCAAACAGCAAATACACCAACGgagtgaaacaaaaaacaaaaaacagggagTTGGTCGAGCAGAAGCCGATGATGGAtcctttcagaccagaaaaccAGAAGCCCAGAAGCAGCTTTGGCACCGGCTCTTACAGCTGGATGGAGGTGTTTTATATCTTTGGGATTCTGGCCTGGGTGAACGCTCTGAGCAACACGGTTCTTCCCTCGGTGCAGTCCTACTCGTGCATGCCATACGGGAACAACGCCTACCACCTGTCGGCCAGTTTAGCTGCGTTGTCCAACCCTCTGGCATGCTTCATCGCCATGTTCTTACCAATCAG ATCCCTGCTTTTCATGGGAGCCCTCACAGTGATTGGCACTGGAGTTGGAGTTTATATAATGATCATGGCAGTGCTGAGTCCATGCCCACTGCTGGTTAATGATACTTCAGGTGGTGTTATCATT GTGTTGGCCTGGGTCCTCTTTATTCTCACGCTGTCTTATGTGAAGGTGATAATTGGGGTGATCCTTCGTGATGAAGGCCACAGCGCCCTCGTGTGGTGTGGAGCTGTAGTGCAGCTGGGCTCTCTGCTGGGAGCTGTGACCATGTTTCCTCTGGTCAGTGTGTACGACTACTTTTCATCCGGAGACCCGTGCAACACAAAATGCTCCTGA
- the slc52a2 gene encoding solute carrier family 52, riboflavin transporter, member 2: MSGGWWNSAAVSHGLMALFAMGSWISVNSLWVELPVIVGVLPEGWNLPAYLSVLIAFGNLGPIAVTITHHCAPGRLNERLAIHCIQILAVVASAFLAIFWCHTVTVAGEQRSVPFLVLTFVLSFVCCTSNVTFLPFMFRYPPQYIRTFFIGQGFSALFPCIVALGQGVGKLECKTVNSTVQPEYLKENFPAQNFFWFLFVMLSISALSFLALTRRPSESQQGSLPPPPQESDSGAAAKDEEETHRLYNGGTPVSEEQVQVEEQPPAQTFWTPRNIFLLVLLAISNALTNGVLPSVQSFSCLPYGTMTFHLSVVLGNIANPVACFLAMFVVLRSSTPLGFLALVGGVFAAYLMALAALSPCPPLLGSHAGVALVVISWIIFTGAFSYLKVVIGTLLHEAGHAALLWCGISIQAGSLIGALVMFPLVNIYNVFTRGQECVQECS, encoded by the exons ATGTCCGGCGGGTGGTGGAATAGCGCCGCGGTGAGCCACGGGCTCATGGCTCTGTTCGCCATGGGTTCCTGGATTTCTGTCAACAGTCTGTGGGTCGAGCTCCCGGTGATTGTCGGCGTGCTGCCCGAAG GCTGGAACCTGCCTGCTTACCTCTCAGTGCTTATAGCATTTGGGAACCTGGGACCAATAGCAGTGACCATCACACACCACTGTGCTCCTGGGCGCTTAAACGAACGCCTCGCCATCCACTGCATCCAGATACTGGCAGTGGTGGCGTCCGCTTTTCTGGCCATCTTCTGGTGCCACACTGTCACGGTGGCAGGAGAGCAGAGATCCGTACCATTCCTGGTCTTGACTTTTGTGTTATCGTTTGTTTGCTGTACGTCCAACGTGACCTTTCTGCCTTTCATGTTCCGGTACCCACCTCAGTATATCCGCACTTTCTTCATTGGTCAGGGTTTCAGCGCCTTGTTCCCTTGTATTGTGGCGTTGGGACAAGGTGTTGGCAAGCTGGAGTGTAAAACTGTGAACAGCACAGTGCAACCAGAGTATTTAAAAGAGAACTTTCCCGCCCAGAATTTCTTCTGGTTCTTGTTTGTGATGCTGTCGATCTCTGCTCTGAGTTTCCTGGCTTTGACGCGAAGACCGTCAGAGTCACAGCAGGGTTCACTGCCACCGCCACCGCAGGAGTCTGACAGTGGTGCAGCAGCAAAGGATGAAGAAGAGACGCACCGGCTGTACAACGGAGGGACGCCAGTGTCTGAGGAGCAGGTGCAGGTGGAGGAACAGCCACCGGCTCAGACATTTTGGACACCACGAAACATCTTCCTGCTTGTGCTGCTCGCCATCTCCAACGCCCTCACCAATGGAGTCCTCCCATCTGTGCAGAGCTTCTCCTGCCTGCCCTATGGCACCATGACCTTCCACCTCTCTGTGGTCCTTGGAAACATAGCGAATCCCGTAGCGTGTTTTCTGGCCATGTTCGTTGTCCTCAG ATCCTCTACACCTCTGGGATTTTTGGCTTTGGTGGGTGGCGTATTTGCTGCTTATCTCATGGCGTTAGCAGCCCTCAGCCCCTGCCCGCCGCTCCTAGGAAGCCATGCTGGTGTGGCTTTAGTG GTCATCTCCTGGATTATTTTCACTGGTGCCTTTTCCTATCTGAAGGTGGTGATCGGTACGTTGCTTCACGAGGCGGGTCACGCCGCCCTGCTGTGGTGTGGCATCTCCATCCAGGCCGGCTCTCTTATAGGAGCTCTCGTCATGTTTCCTCTGGTGAACATCTACAACGTGTTCACCAGAGGCCAAGAATGTGTCCAAGAATGCAGTTAG
- the LOC116315314 gene encoding uncharacterized protein LOC116315314 isoform X2 gives MEEGQDFSLCGKAAVTEANLRDEYYWKLVADFIGPQSGEELELEKGPCKNRLMIQVGLLREDNNFPWIAIVDWLKRIFPAHQSADFRRLIERGIATTLSLGYDARLVFLESDVNFNFVGPICDSIGVERQDLLEMRDFSDRAKSIEVTNGLILELSNFVSREKISPIVLVSWLRNFNSQYCKNGNVQKAYQVLKAKIKKLKAFCCNSETRSNRRNALVESMLQSPFELVQIKEPKLIVKKRMRRDESIDYEKVIIKEEVEIFEIMESEGPEMDRDEIRGQNDHAAVHRNYEDMDVSNSGDETSGNTAESMTVLDIAMLTVHKLSSVYSGKTEVCKQVSLDLLKNQYALTFKDNPAMAMFEKKLEAMHEHISLVSPVMFLNYNANFLVDVHDVVEQHIFDFEKEIIESAGEKLGRDKLPKFKNFVNFPESATSRYIHMACDILSPRTPEKKNYRKYWVAFCEEKNNPSRLAVNQSNRFNTYFEAAAGLIHHHKEIALFFSDLLSLNNDKCPNIILESVAADANDPVIQNLVCVLGIVYCKILGPYWQLLKSGGEYALYSQYLLYLYQKFLDWSKDPSTLLEPEEATDVFLQYPLQEKTFDGVFHYCGQWHTNRDLIRACLKRTIKVIASVTEEHLKDFLPGGKFSQIPSTNLSLQLVSCTFSVLMAEYPFGHTYPYKRKRPEKSSKYSVDENLSSGSSQEDKYCQSASSDESSDDSDSSILEVRRSTSKETRSPQMRKGYASKIEKAIKVYEEIEENMDRDYIIAQVNRNGGPCKTQQDVDKMMLRFDGKSRAEKREALRCEIVYQKMILNNANSHLDMVFHNSTQMALKLKLALPRVKPGYSIVLAPRKTKKKPVLQDMTEAATGPSQSSSGT, from the exons ATGGAGGAGGGTCAAGATTTTTCTCTTTGTGGGAAAGCAGCTGTGACTGAAGCCAATCTAA GAGATGAGTACTACTGGAAGCTCGTTGCAGACTTCATTGGTCCTCAATCAGGAGAAGAATTAGAGCTTGAAAAGGGCCCCTGCAAGAACAGACTTATGATCCAAGTAGGACTTCTGAGAGAGGACAATAATTTTCCGTGGATCGCCATTGTGGATTGGCTCAAGAGGATCTTCCCCGCACATCAGTCAGCAGATTTTCGCCGTTTGATTGAAAGAGGCATTGCCACAACACTGAGTCTTGGATATGATGCAAGGCTGGTCTTCCTGGAATCAGATGTCAATTTTAATTTTGTTGGACCAATATGTGATAGCATTGGAGTCGAGCGGCAAGATCTTTTGGAAATGAGGGATTTTTCAGATCGGGCAAAGTCGATCGAAGTCACAAACGGCTTGATTCTTGAACTGAGCAACTTTGTGAGCAGGGAGAAAATTTCCCCAATTGTTCTAGTAAGCTGGCTTAGAAACTTCAACTCACAGTACTGTAAGAATGGCAATGTTCAAAAGGCATATCAAGTCCTCAAAgccaaaataaaaaagttaaagGCGTTTTGCTGCAATTCAGAAACAAGAAGTAACAGGAGGAATGCATTGGTTGAAAGTATGCTTCAAAGTCCGTTTGAACTGGTTCAGATAAAAGAGCCAAAGCTTATTGTAAAGAAACGCATGAGAAGAGATGAAAGCATAGATTATGAAAAAGTTATAATCAAAGAGGAAGTCGAGATTTTTGAAATCATGGAAAGTGAGGGGCCTGAGATGGACAGAGATGAAATAAGAGGACAAAACGATCATGCTGCTGTACATAGAAATTATGAGGATATGGATGTTTCCAACAGTGGAGACGAAACCTCGGGTAACACAGCAGAGTCTATGACTGTGCTTGACATCGCAATGCTGACTGTCCATAAACTGTCCAGTGTGTACAGCGGGAAAACGGAAGTGTGCAAGCAGGTTTCCCTGGATCTCCTTAAAAATCAGTACGCTCTGACATTCAAAGACAATCCAGCAATGGCAATGTTTGAGAAGAAGCTTGAGGCAATGCATGAACACATTTCCCTTGTCTCTCCTGTCATGTTTCTAAACTACAACGCCAATTTCCTCGTTGATGTGCACGATGTAGTTGAACAGCACATATTTGACTTTGAAAAGGAGATCATTGAGTCAGCGGGAGAGAAACTAGGCCGTGATAAACTCCCTAAATTCAAGAACTTTGTCAATTTTCCAGAAAGCGCCACCTCACGCTACATTCACATGGCTTGTGATATCCTAAGCCCTCGCACCCCTGAGAAGAAAAACTACAGGAAGTACTGGGTGGCTTTCTGTGAGGAAAAGAATAATCCCTCCAGACTTGCGGTAAATCAGTCAAACAGATTCAATACCTACTTTGAAGCTGCTGCGGGTCTTATTCACCATCACAAAGAGATCGCTCTCTTCTTCTCAGATTTGCTGTCGCTGAACAACGATAAATGCCCGAACATTATTCTGGAGAGTGTTGCCGCAGATGCGAACGACCCTGTGATTCAGAACCTCGTATGTGTTCTGGGAATTGTGTACTGCAAAATCCTCGGTCCTTACTGGCAGCTTCTGAAGAGTGGAGGAGAGTACGCACTCTACAGCCAGTACTTACTCTATCTCTACCAAAAGTTTCTCGATTGGTCCAAAGATCCTTCAACTCTGCTGGAACCAGAGGAGGCCACGGATGTCTTTCTGCAGTACCCACTGCAAGAGAAAACCTTTGACGGAGTGTTTCACTACTGTGGTCAGTGGCACACGAATCGAGATCTGATCAGAGCTTGCTTGAAGAGGACGATAAAAGTGATTGCTTCAGtcactgaagaacacctcaagGATTTTCTGCCAGGAGGAAAATTTTCCCAGATTCCTTCCACCAATTTGAGCTTGCAGTTGGTCAGTTGCACGTTCTCTGTTTTGATGGCGGAGTACCCCTTTGGCCACACATACCCCTACAAGAGGAAAAGGCCTGAGAAGTCATCAAAGTACTCTGTAGACGAGAACTTGTCATCAGGCAGCTCCCAAGAAGACAAATACTGTCAGTCTGCTTCATCTGACGAGAGCTCTGATGACTCTGACTCTTCCATTTTGGAAGTTAGAAGGAGCACCTCAAAAGAAACCCGCAGTCCACAGATGAGAAAAGGTTATGCCAGCAAAATAGAAAAGGCAATAAAGGTGTATGAGGAGATAGAGGAGAACATGGACAGGGATTACATAATAGCTCAAGTGAATAGAAACGGAGGGCCATGCAAAACTCAGCAGGATGTCGATAAAATGATGCTGCGTTTCGATGGAAAATCCCGAGCTGAGAAACGGGAGGCGCTGCGCTGCGAGATCGTGTATCAGAAAATGATTCTGAACAACGCAAACTCTCACCTGGATATGGTTTTCCACAACAGCACACAAATGGCACTGAAGCTGAAGCTTGCACTTCCGCGCGTAAAGCCTGGCTACTCTATCGTTTTGGCGCctagaaagacaaaaaagaagccGGTGCTCCAGGACATGACGGAAGCTGCGACCGGTCCAAGTCAAAGCAGCAGCGGCACATGA
- the LOC116315314 gene encoding uncharacterized protein LOC116315314 isoform X1 — protein MVYSERERVPGAWCFCFWHTMEEGQDFSLCGKAAVTEANLRDEYYWKLVADFIGPQSGEELELEKGPCKNRLMIQVGLLREDNNFPWIAIVDWLKRIFPAHQSADFRRLIERGIATTLSLGYDARLVFLESDVNFNFVGPICDSIGVERQDLLEMRDFSDRAKSIEVTNGLILELSNFVSREKISPIVLVSWLRNFNSQYCKNGNVQKAYQVLKAKIKKLKAFCCNSETRSNRRNALVESMLQSPFELVQIKEPKLIVKKRMRRDESIDYEKVIIKEEVEIFEIMESEGPEMDRDEIRGQNDHAAVHRNYEDMDVSNSGDETSGNTAESMTVLDIAMLTVHKLSSVYSGKTEVCKQVSLDLLKNQYALTFKDNPAMAMFEKKLEAMHEHISLVSPVMFLNYNANFLVDVHDVVEQHIFDFEKEIIESAGEKLGRDKLPKFKNFVNFPESATSRYIHMACDILSPRTPEKKNYRKYWVAFCEEKNNPSRLAVNQSNRFNTYFEAAAGLIHHHKEIALFFSDLLSLNNDKCPNIILESVAADANDPVIQNLVCVLGIVYCKILGPYWQLLKSGGEYALYSQYLLYLYQKFLDWSKDPSTLLEPEEATDVFLQYPLQEKTFDGVFHYCGQWHTNRDLIRACLKRTIKVIASVTEEHLKDFLPGGKFSQIPSTNLSLQLVSCTFSVLMAEYPFGHTYPYKRKRPEKSSKYSVDENLSSGSSQEDKYCQSASSDESSDDSDSSILEVRRSTSKETRSPQMRKGYASKIEKAIKVYEEIEENMDRDYIIAQVNRNGGPCKTQQDVDKMMLRFDGKSRAEKREALRCEIVYQKMILNNANSHLDMVFHNSTQMALKLKLALPRVKPGYSIVLAPRKTKKKPVLQDMTEAATGPSQSSSGT, from the exons CACACAATGGAGGAGGGTCAAGATTTTTCTCTTTGTGGGAAAGCAGCTGTGACTGAAGCCAATCTAA GAGATGAGTACTACTGGAAGCTCGTTGCAGACTTCATTGGTCCTCAATCAGGAGAAGAATTAGAGCTTGAAAAGGGCCCCTGCAAGAACAGACTTATGATCCAAGTAGGACTTCTGAGAGAGGACAATAATTTTCCGTGGATCGCCATTGTGGATTGGCTCAAGAGGATCTTCCCCGCACATCAGTCAGCAGATTTTCGCCGTTTGATTGAAAGAGGCATTGCCACAACACTGAGTCTTGGATATGATGCAAGGCTGGTCTTCCTGGAATCAGATGTCAATTTTAATTTTGTTGGACCAATATGTGATAGCATTGGAGTCGAGCGGCAAGATCTTTTGGAAATGAGGGATTTTTCAGATCGGGCAAAGTCGATCGAAGTCACAAACGGCTTGATTCTTGAACTGAGCAACTTTGTGAGCAGGGAGAAAATTTCCCCAATTGTTCTAGTAAGCTGGCTTAGAAACTTCAACTCACAGTACTGTAAGAATGGCAATGTTCAAAAGGCATATCAAGTCCTCAAAgccaaaataaaaaagttaaagGCGTTTTGCTGCAATTCAGAAACAAGAAGTAACAGGAGGAATGCATTGGTTGAAAGTATGCTTCAAAGTCCGTTTGAACTGGTTCAGATAAAAGAGCCAAAGCTTATTGTAAAGAAACGCATGAGAAGAGATGAAAGCATAGATTATGAAAAAGTTATAATCAAAGAGGAAGTCGAGATTTTTGAAATCATGGAAAGTGAGGGGCCTGAGATGGACAGAGATGAAATAAGAGGACAAAACGATCATGCTGCTGTACATAGAAATTATGAGGATATGGATGTTTCCAACAGTGGAGACGAAACCTCGGGTAACACAGCAGAGTCTATGACTGTGCTTGACATCGCAATGCTGACTGTCCATAAACTGTCCAGTGTGTACAGCGGGAAAACGGAAGTGTGCAAGCAGGTTTCCCTGGATCTCCTTAAAAATCAGTACGCTCTGACATTCAAAGACAATCCAGCAATGGCAATGTTTGAGAAGAAGCTTGAGGCAATGCATGAACACATTTCCCTTGTCTCTCCTGTCATGTTTCTAAACTACAACGCCAATTTCCTCGTTGATGTGCACGATGTAGTTGAACAGCACATATTTGACTTTGAAAAGGAGATCATTGAGTCAGCGGGAGAGAAACTAGGCCGTGATAAACTCCCTAAATTCAAGAACTTTGTCAATTTTCCAGAAAGCGCCACCTCACGCTACATTCACATGGCTTGTGATATCCTAAGCCCTCGCACCCCTGAGAAGAAAAACTACAGGAAGTACTGGGTGGCTTTCTGTGAGGAAAAGAATAATCCCTCCAGACTTGCGGTAAATCAGTCAAACAGATTCAATACCTACTTTGAAGCTGCTGCGGGTCTTATTCACCATCACAAAGAGATCGCTCTCTTCTTCTCAGATTTGCTGTCGCTGAACAACGATAAATGCCCGAACATTATTCTGGAGAGTGTTGCCGCAGATGCGAACGACCCTGTGATTCAGAACCTCGTATGTGTTCTGGGAATTGTGTACTGCAAAATCCTCGGTCCTTACTGGCAGCTTCTGAAGAGTGGAGGAGAGTACGCACTCTACAGCCAGTACTTACTCTATCTCTACCAAAAGTTTCTCGATTGGTCCAAAGATCCTTCAACTCTGCTGGAACCAGAGGAGGCCACGGATGTCTTTCTGCAGTACCCACTGCAAGAGAAAACCTTTGACGGAGTGTTTCACTACTGTGGTCAGTGGCACACGAATCGAGATCTGATCAGAGCTTGCTTGAAGAGGACGATAAAAGTGATTGCTTCAGtcactgaagaacacctcaagGATTTTCTGCCAGGAGGAAAATTTTCCCAGATTCCTTCCACCAATTTGAGCTTGCAGTTGGTCAGTTGCACGTTCTCTGTTTTGATGGCGGAGTACCCCTTTGGCCACACATACCCCTACAAGAGGAAAAGGCCTGAGAAGTCATCAAAGTACTCTGTAGACGAGAACTTGTCATCAGGCAGCTCCCAAGAAGACAAATACTGTCAGTCTGCTTCATCTGACGAGAGCTCTGATGACTCTGACTCTTCCATTTTGGAAGTTAGAAGGAGCACCTCAAAAGAAACCCGCAGTCCACAGATGAGAAAAGGTTATGCCAGCAAAATAGAAAAGGCAATAAAGGTGTATGAGGAGATAGAGGAGAACATGGACAGGGATTACATAATAGCTCAAGTGAATAGAAACGGAGGGCCATGCAAAACTCAGCAGGATGTCGATAAAATGATGCTGCGTTTCGATGGAAAATCCCGAGCTGAGAAACGGGAGGCGCTGCGCTGCGAGATCGTGTATCAGAAAATGATTCTGAACAACGCAAACTCTCACCTGGATATGGTTTTCCACAACAGCACACAAATGGCACTGAAGCTGAAGCTTGCACTTCCGCGCGTAAAGCCTGGCTACTCTATCGTTTTGGCGCctagaaagacaaaaaagaagccGGTGCTCCAGGACATGACGGAAGCTGCGACCGGTCCAAGTCAAAGCAGCAGCGGCACATGA